The DNA segment TTTTTAGGTGCAGGAACTATAATGAGAGATAAGGGAACTATTGGTGGTTTAACAACAGCAGCATCTATTTGGGTAACTGGTTGTATAGGATTAGGAATTGGTTGGGGATTCTATTCAATGACATTTATAGCAGGAGTAGTTGTATTAATTGTATTGGTAACTTTAAAAGCTGTTGAAAGAAGATTTATAGATGAAAAAATTATATCTAAGATAGAAGTTGAATATTTAGGTGATTTAGAAAATGGAATTTATTATTCTAAAACTAATGATATATTTAAAATGTTTGATATAAGAGTAAGATCAATGCAAAAATCTCAAGAGAATAATAGGGTAGTATACACTTTGATTATTCCAAAACAATATAATCTTTTAGATTTGACTTCAGAATTTTATAAGACTAAAGAGGTAATTTCTATAACAATATTGAAATAGAGGGAAGAAAACTTCCCTCTATTGATAAAAAATATTTTATTTTTAATTAAGAGATTCTTTAAAAATTTCTAAATCTTTTTTATCTTGAGATTTAATAGAAGTAACAGAAAAAATAACAGTAGGATTATTAGTTTCACTTAATTTTTTTATAACGTAATTATAATCAGTTTTAGTAATATAAATTTTAAAATCTTGTAACTCAAATTCTTTATCTTCTATTTTTTCAGTATATTTAGTTAAAGTTAAAATTTTTTTCTTATCCTTTTTTTCAATAGTTAAATTTATTTTTAACATTTTTTTTAAAAATTCTTCTACTTGTGAAATATTTTTATCAGGAAGATTTCTAGAACCGCTTTTTTTACGTCGAATATTTCCATTTATTTTAAAATAAAAATCATATTTTTCTAATGGAAAAATTATAAATTTATTTTTATATTTAGAAATTACATATTTTACTTTTTTAGTTTTATAATAATTTTTTATCCAGTCAGAAAAGTAATTTTGGTTTATATTTATTTTTAATGCCTTACTTTTAACATTTTTATAATTATCAAAATTATAATTTAAATTATTTAATATAATAGTAGTAACGTTATTTTCTGATGTTTTATTTTTAGGGCTAAAAATAAATTTATCTTTTTCTAAGAGTACAACAAATTGACCACTTTGAGCTTTTGGCATTTTAACTTCAATAGAAAATCTGTATTGGTTATCAATAAAAACTTCGATATCAGGTTTGGTAGAATCACTTTTTCCTTTATAAATAAATTTAATATGATCATTTCCATAATGTTCATTTAAATATAGACAACATATTTCTTCAAAATTTTCCCAGTTAGACATATACACCTCCATTGTTATTCAAAATTTAATAAATCTTTCATTGATATTTCTAAAGCATTGGCAAGTTGATATAATTTTTCAATAGATACATTTTTTACTCCCCTTTCTATATCACTAATATAGCTTCTATCTATATTTGCCAATTCAGAAAGTTTTTCTTGTGTTAAATTTTTTTGTTTTCTTAGTTTTTTTAAATGACATCCAAATTTAATTTTAATATCCATATATTAATATTAGTAGTTTATAGTCAACAATTCAATAGACTATAAACTACAAAAATTATAGAAAAATAAAGTTAAATATGGTAAGATTATTTTTAGAAACTTTGGTTAAAATTATGGAGGTATAATAATGAATTTTATAGATTTATTTTCAGGAATTGGTGGATTTAGAATAGCTTTAGAATCATATGGACTTAACTGTGTTTTTTCTTCAGAAAAAGATAAATATGCAAGTCAAACATACGCAGAAAATTTTGGAGAACTTCCTTCAGGGGATATAACTAAAATTAATGTAAAAGATATTCCTAGGCATGATATAATTTGTGCTGGATTTCCATGTCAACCATTTAGTATTAGTGGTTCTCAAAAAGGATTTGAAGATTCTAGAGGAACATTGTTTTATGAAATTGCTCGAATAGCTTCTTATCATAAGCCTAAAATTTTATTTTTAGAAAATGTAGCAAATTTAAAAAAACATAATGATGGAAAGACAATAAAACATATGGTTTCTATTTTAGAGGAATTAAATTATAATGTTTTTTATGATGTGTTAAATGCTAGCGATTATGGAGTTCCACAATCTAGAAAAAGAGTATATTTTGTTGCATTTAGAAAAGATCTAAAAATAGAGAGCTTCAAATTTCCTGATCCATTAAAAAAAGATATTGTATTAGAAGATGTGCTTTTAAATGATAATTTAGTAGAAAAATATATTATAAAAAGACCTGATATAAAGATAACAAAATTAGATATAGAGAAACGAGTCAATAAACCAGTAAGAATAGGGACTATAAATAAAGGAGGACAAGGGGATAGAATTTATAGTGTTAAAGGACATGCTATAACTCTTTCAGCTGAAGGAGGGGGAGCAGGATCAAAAACAGGAGCATATTTAGTTAATGGAAAAGTAAGAAAGTTATCTCCAGAAGAATGTAAATTAGTTCAAGGATTTCCAAAAGAATATAAAATTGTTGTTTCAGATAATCAAGCTTGGAAACAATTTGGTAATTCTGTTGCAGTTCCGGTATTAAAGGAAATCATATCAACAATTTTAAATTTAAAAGAATTTAAGTAATTCAAATAGCTTTCTATAAATTTTTATAGAAAGCTATTTGAATAAAGTTATTTATTAATCTTCATATCCATTAGGATGGTTTTTATGCCAGTTCCAAGCAGTTTCTATAATCTTATCTAAAGAATCAAATTTAGGTGTCCAATTTAATTCTTTCATAGCTTTTGCAGAAGTAGCAACAAGCTTAGCAGGGTCTCCAGCTCTTCTAGGAGAAACAACTGCTGGTATTGCATGTCCAGTTACTTTTCTAGCAACTTCAATAACTTGTTTAACAGAGAATCCTTCACCATTTCCTAAATTGAAAATAGCACTATCTCCACCATTATTTAATCTTTTTAAAGCAAGAATATGTGCATCAGCTAAGTCCATAACATGAATATAGTCTCTTATACAAGTACCATCTTCAGTAGGATAGTCATCTCCAAATATTCCTATGTGTTCTCTTTTTCCTAGAGCAACTTGAAGAATAATAGG comes from the uncultured Fusobacterium sp. genome and includes:
- a CDS encoding MgtC/SapB family protein — encoded protein: MNSFAVELTAREIIIRIAMSVLIGGMIGYERGHNNRPAGFRTHILVCLGATVVSMVQDCLRIEIVKFAVTNGVAAQVIKTDLGRIGAQVVSGIGFLGAGTIMRDKGTIGGLTTAASIWVTGCIGLGIGWGFYSMTFIAGVVVLIVLVTLKAVERRFIDEKIISKIEVEYLGDLENGIYYSKTNDIFKMFDIRVRSMQKSQENNRVVYTLIIPKQYNLLDLTSEFYKTKEVISITILK
- a CDS encoding helix-turn-helix domain-containing protein yields the protein MDIKIKFGCHLKKLRKQKNLTQEKLSELANIDRSYISDIERGVKNVSIEKLYQLANALEISMKDLLNFE
- a CDS encoding DNA cytosine methyltransferase gives rise to the protein MNFIDLFSGIGGFRIALESYGLNCVFSSEKDKYASQTYAENFGELPSGDITKINVKDIPRHDIICAGFPCQPFSISGSQKGFEDSRGTLFYEIARIASYHKPKILFLENVANLKKHNDGKTIKHMVSILEELNYNVFYDVLNASDYGVPQSRKRVYFVAFRKDLKIESFKFPDPLKKDIVLEDVLLNDNLVEKYIIKRPDIKITKLDIEKRVNKPVRIGTINKGGQGDRIYSVKGHAITLSAEGGGAGSKTGAYLVNGKVRKLSPEECKLVQGFPKEYKIVVSDNQAWKQFGNSVAVPVLKEIISTILNLKEFK